A genome region from Hevea brasiliensis isolate MT/VB/25A 57/8 chromosome 7, ASM3005281v1, whole genome shotgun sequence includes the following:
- the LOC110640506 gene encoding uncharacterized protein LOC110640506 — MEKEGSSVTCSFFTFSGFSVYQVITDGIGSILPSGIQKAILDGIFTIGLAQLSESLLNEKNPLGSSRLAKVRRIFEKGKSLQLQFSAEDLGFSFRGDESIWPI, encoded by the exons ATGGAAAAAGAAGGCTCATCAGTGACATGTTCTTTTTTCACCTTTTCTGGCTTTTCTGTGTATCAAGTTATTACCGATGGGATTGGTTCCATTTTACCATCTGGAATACAAAAGGCAATTTTGGATGGGATTTTCACAATAGGTCTTGCACAGCTTTCTGAATCTCTCCTAAATGAAAAAAACCCACTTGGGTCTTCAAGGCTTGCCAAAGTAAGGCGTATATTTGAAAAAGGAAAGAGCCTTCAGCTCCAGTTTTCTGCTGAGGATCTTGGTTTCAG TTTCAGGGGAGACGAGTCAATTTGGCCAATTTAA
- the LOC110640504 gene encoding uncharacterized protein LOC110640504: MEEMAGAASGLSIHSTDSSSSGSFIFANYPLIAALVAFAIAQTTKLFTFWYEQRRWDFKQLVGSGGMPSSHSATVAALAMAIGFQEGFGGSLFATALIFACVVMYDATGVRLQAGRQAEVLNQIVYELPAEHPLAESRPLRELLGHTPPQVIAGGLLGIVTAIVGHLITMTSTQS, translated from the exons ATGGAGGAGATGGCTGGTGCTGCATCTGGTTTATCTATTCACAGCACTGATTCTTCTTCTTCTGGGTCATTCATATTTGCCAATTATCCTCTCATTGCTGCTCTTGTTGCTTTCGCTATTGCCCAAACTACCAAGCTCTTCACTTTCTG GTATGAGCAAAGGCGATGGGATTTCAAGCAACTTGTTGGGTCTGGTGGAATGCCATCATCCCATTCTGCCACTGTTGCTGCACTTGCCATGGCTATTGGATTCCAGGAAGGCTTTGGCGGATCATTGTTTGCAACTGCATTAATCTTTGCATGTGTT GTTATGTATGATGCAACTGGTGTAAGACTACAGGCTGGGCGTCAAGCAGAG GTCTTGAATCAAATTGTATATGAGCTTCCTGCTGAACATCCTCTGGCAGAAAGCAGACCTCTACGTGAACTTCTTGGCCACACTCCTCCTCAG GTTATTGCTGGTGGCTTGCTTGGGATTGTGACAGCTATTGTTGGCCATTTAATCACAATGACAAGTACTCAAAGTTGA